Proteins found in one Xyrauchen texanus isolate HMW12.3.18 chromosome 30, RBS_HiC_50CHRs, whole genome shotgun sequence genomic segment:
- the LOC127623790 gene encoding estrogen receptor beta-1 isoform X2 encodes MFTMSEYLEGDSPLLQLQEVDSSRVGAHVLTPFFNSTSPALPVESHPICIPSPYTDIGHDFTTLSFYSPTLLGYGAPPPSDCPSVRQSLSPPIFWPPHSHVSSLALQQSRLQQNHTTNGTWTELTPHDQANEKNSKPLLKRVADVEETSTSLRGKADMHYCAVCSDYASGYHYGVWSCEGCKAFFKRSIQGHNDYICPATNQCTIDKNRRKSCQACRLRKCYEVGMMKCGLRRDRGNYQQRGAQQKRLARFSGRARAGGQRPPEVKSVPRPLNGNEVVTVTLSPEELIARIIDAEPPEIYLMKDMKKPFTEANVMMSLTNLADKELVHMISWAKKIPGFLELSLFDQVHLLECCWLEVLMLGLMWRSVNHPGKLIFSPDLSLSRDEGSCVQGFVEIYDMLLAATSRFRELKLQREEYVCLKAMILLNSNMCLSSSEGGEELQSRSKLLCLLDSVTDALVWAISKTGMSFQQRSTRLAHLLMLLSHIRHVSNKGMDHLHCMKIKKIVPLYDLLLEMLDAHIMHSSRLSNSGPRGAPVPKENKGPQEVYVCSSQHRGTLANQC; translated from the exons ATGTTCACCATGTCTGAGTATCTCGAGGGAGACAGCCCTCTACTGCAACTGCAGGAAGTGGACTCCAGTAGGGTGGGAGCTCATGTCCTCACCCCCTTTTTTAACTCTACCTCTCCAGCCCTGCCTGTGGAGAGTCACCCCATTTGTATCCCCTCACCCTACACGGACATTGGCCATGACTTCACCACTCTGTCTTTCTATAGTCCCACTCTACTGGGCTATGGCGCACCCCCACCTTCAGACTGCCCTTCAGTACGCCAGTCACTAAGCCCCCCCATTTTTTGGCCACCTCATAGCCATGTTTCCTCACTTGCATTGCAACAGAGTCGCCTCCAACAAAACCATACAACCAATGGAACATGGACTGAACTTACACCACATGATCAAGCCAATGAGAAAAACAG CAAACCCCTGTTAAAGAGGGTAGCAGATGTTGAGGAGACTTCTACCTCATTGAGAGGTAAAGCTGACATGCACTACTGTGCTGTCTGTAGCGATTATGCATCTGGGTATCATTATGGAGTGTGGTCGTGTGAGGGCTGTAAAGCCTTCTTCAAGAGGAGTATCCAAG GACACAATGATTACATCTGCCCTGCAACCAACCAGTGCACAATTGACAAGAACCGACGCAAAAGCTGCCAGGCCTGCAGACTAAGGAAGTGTTATGAAGTTGGAATGATGAAATGTG GATTACGGAGAGATCGTGGCAACTACCAACAAAGAGGAGCACAGCAGAAGCGTCTCGCCCGATTCTCTGGAAGAGCTAGAGCGGGTGGTCAGAGACCTCCAGAGGTTAAAAGTGTCCCACGTCCCCTCAATGGAAACGAGGTTGTTACCGTGACATTAAGCCCAGAGGAACTAATAGCTCGCATCATAGATGCAGAGCCACCAGAGATTTACCTCATGAAAGATATGAAGAAGCCATTCACTGAGGCCAACGTCATGATGTCACTGACTAACTTGGCCGACAAAGAACTCGTTCACATGATAAGCTGGGCCAAGAAGatcccag GTTTTTTAGAGCTCAGCCTTTTCGACCAGGTCCATTTGTTAGAGTGCTGCTGGTTAGAGGTTCTGATGCTGGGACTAATGTGGAGGTCTGTTAATCACCCTGGCAAGCTCATTTTCTCACCAGACCTCAGTCTCAGCAG GGACGAGGGCAGCTGTGTGCAGGGCTTTGTGGAGATCTATGATATGCTGCTGGCAGCCACATCCAGATTCAGAGAACTGAAATTACAGAGAGAGGAGTACGTGTGTCTCAAAGCTATGATTCTCCTCAACTCCA ACATGTGTTTGAGTTCGTCAGAGGGAGGAGAGGAGCTGCAGAGCAGATCTAAACTCCTGTGTCTGCTGGATTCGGTGACAGATGCTCTAGTGTGGGCCATCTCGAAGACAGGCATGAGTTTCCAGCAGCGCTCCACAAGACTGGCCCACCTACTCATGCTGCTCTCCCACATCAGGCATGTCAG TAACAAAGGCATGGACCACCTCCACTGCATGAAGATTAAGAAAATTGTTCCTTTGTATGATCTGCTTCTGGAGATGCTGGATGCCCATATCATGCACAGCTCACGGCTGTCTAACTCCGGCCCTCGAGGGGCACCAGTTCCTAAAGAAAACAAGGGGCCCCAGGAGGTCTACGTCTGCTCCTCTCAGCACAGAGGGACCCTAGCCAATCAG TGTTGA
- the LOC127623790 gene encoding estrogen receptor beta-1 isoform X1 has translation MFTMSEYLEGDSPLLQLQEVDSSRVGAHVLTPFFNSTSPALPVESHPICIPSPYTDIGHDFTTLSFYSPTLLGYGAPPPSDCPSVRQSLSPPIFWPPHSHVSSLALQQSRLQQNHTTNGTWTELTPHDQANEKNSKPLLKRVADVEETSTSLRGKADMHYCAVCSDYASGYHYGVWSCEGCKAFFKRSIQGHNDYICPATNQCTIDKNRRKSCQACRLRKCYEVGMMKCGLRRDRGNYQQRGAQQKRLARFSGRARAGGQRPPEVKSVPRPLNGNEVVTVTLSPEELIARIIDAEPPEIYLMKDMKKPFTEANVMMSLTNLADKELVHMISWAKKIPGFLELSLFDQVHLLECCWLEVLMLGLMWRSVNHPGKLIFSPDLSLSRDEGSCVQGFVEIYDMLLAATSRFRELKLQREEYVCLKAMILLNSSKDMCLSSSEGGEELQSRSKLLCLLDSVTDALVWAISKTGMSFQQRSTRLAHLLMLLSHIRHVSNKGMDHLHCMKIKKIVPLYDLLLEMLDAHIMHSSRLSNSGPRGAPVPKENKGPQEVYVCSSQHRGTLANQC, from the exons ATGTTCACCATGTCTGAGTATCTCGAGGGAGACAGCCCTCTACTGCAACTGCAGGAAGTGGACTCCAGTAGGGTGGGAGCTCATGTCCTCACCCCCTTTTTTAACTCTACCTCTCCAGCCCTGCCTGTGGAGAGTCACCCCATTTGTATCCCCTCACCCTACACGGACATTGGCCATGACTTCACCACTCTGTCTTTCTATAGTCCCACTCTACTGGGCTATGGCGCACCCCCACCTTCAGACTGCCCTTCAGTACGCCAGTCACTAAGCCCCCCCATTTTTTGGCCACCTCATAGCCATGTTTCCTCACTTGCATTGCAACAGAGTCGCCTCCAACAAAACCATACAACCAATGGAACATGGACTGAACTTACACCACATGATCAAGCCAATGAGAAAAACAG CAAACCCCTGTTAAAGAGGGTAGCAGATGTTGAGGAGACTTCTACCTCATTGAGAGGTAAAGCTGACATGCACTACTGTGCTGTCTGTAGCGATTATGCATCTGGGTATCATTATGGAGTGTGGTCGTGTGAGGGCTGTAAAGCCTTCTTCAAGAGGAGTATCCAAG GACACAATGATTACATCTGCCCTGCAACCAACCAGTGCACAATTGACAAGAACCGACGCAAAAGCTGCCAGGCCTGCAGACTAAGGAAGTGTTATGAAGTTGGAATGATGAAATGTG GATTACGGAGAGATCGTGGCAACTACCAACAAAGAGGAGCACAGCAGAAGCGTCTCGCCCGATTCTCTGGAAGAGCTAGAGCGGGTGGTCAGAGACCTCCAGAGGTTAAAAGTGTCCCACGTCCCCTCAATGGAAACGAGGTTGTTACCGTGACATTAAGCCCAGAGGAACTAATAGCTCGCATCATAGATGCAGAGCCACCAGAGATTTACCTCATGAAAGATATGAAGAAGCCATTCACTGAGGCCAACGTCATGATGTCACTGACTAACTTGGCCGACAAAGAACTCGTTCACATGATAAGCTGGGCCAAGAAGatcccag GTTTTTTAGAGCTCAGCCTTTTCGACCAGGTCCATTTGTTAGAGTGCTGCTGGTTAGAGGTTCTGATGCTGGGACTAATGTGGAGGTCTGTTAATCACCCTGGCAAGCTCATTTTCTCACCAGACCTCAGTCTCAGCAG GGACGAGGGCAGCTGTGTGCAGGGCTTTGTGGAGATCTATGATATGCTGCTGGCAGCCACATCCAGATTCAGAGAACTGAAATTACAGAGAGAGGAGTACGTGTGTCTCAAAGCTATGATTCTCCTCAACTCCAGTAAGG ACATGTGTTTGAGTTCGTCAGAGGGAGGAGAGGAGCTGCAGAGCAGATCTAAACTCCTGTGTCTGCTGGATTCGGTGACAGATGCTCTAGTGTGGGCCATCTCGAAGACAGGCATGAGTTTCCAGCAGCGCTCCACAAGACTGGCCCACCTACTCATGCTGCTCTCCCACATCAGGCATGTCAG TAACAAAGGCATGGACCACCTCCACTGCATGAAGATTAAGAAAATTGTTCCTTTGTATGATCTGCTTCTGGAGATGCTGGATGCCCATATCATGCACAGCTCACGGCTGTCTAACTCCGGCCCTCGAGGGGCACCAGTTCCTAAAGAAAACAAGGGGCCCCAGGAGGTCTACGTCTGCTCCTCTCAGCACAGAGGGACCCTAGCCAATCAG TGTTGA
- the LOC127623790 gene encoding estrogen receptor beta-1 isoform X3 gives MHYCAVCSDYASGYHYGVWSCEGCKAFFKRSIQGHNDYICPATNQCTIDKNRRKSCQACRLRKCYEVGMMKCGLRRDRGNYQQRGAQQKRLARFSGRARAGGQRPPEVKSVPRPLNGNEVVTVTLSPEELIARIIDAEPPEIYLMKDMKKPFTEANVMMSLTNLADKELVHMISWAKKIPGFLELSLFDQVHLLECCWLEVLMLGLMWRSVNHPGKLIFSPDLSLSRDEGSCVQGFVEIYDMLLAATSRFRELKLQREEYVCLKAMILLNSSKDMCLSSSEGGEELQSRSKLLCLLDSVTDALVWAISKTGMSFQQRSTRLAHLLMLLSHIRHVSNKGMDHLHCMKIKKIVPLYDLLLEMLDAHIMHSSRLSNSGPRGAPVPKENKGPQEVYVCSSQHRGTLANQC, from the exons ATGCACTACTGTGCTGTCTGTAGCGATTATGCATCTGGGTATCATTATGGAGTGTGGTCGTGTGAGGGCTGTAAAGCCTTCTTCAAGAGGAGTATCCAAG GACACAATGATTACATCTGCCCTGCAACCAACCAGTGCACAATTGACAAGAACCGACGCAAAAGCTGCCAGGCCTGCAGACTAAGGAAGTGTTATGAAGTTGGAATGATGAAATGTG GATTACGGAGAGATCGTGGCAACTACCAACAAAGAGGAGCACAGCAGAAGCGTCTCGCCCGATTCTCTGGAAGAGCTAGAGCGGGTGGTCAGAGACCTCCAGAGGTTAAAAGTGTCCCACGTCCCCTCAATGGAAACGAGGTTGTTACCGTGACATTAAGCCCAGAGGAACTAATAGCTCGCATCATAGATGCAGAGCCACCAGAGATTTACCTCATGAAAGATATGAAGAAGCCATTCACTGAGGCCAACGTCATGATGTCACTGACTAACTTGGCCGACAAAGAACTCGTTCACATGATAAGCTGGGCCAAGAAGatcccag GTTTTTTAGAGCTCAGCCTTTTCGACCAGGTCCATTTGTTAGAGTGCTGCTGGTTAGAGGTTCTGATGCTGGGACTAATGTGGAGGTCTGTTAATCACCCTGGCAAGCTCATTTTCTCACCAGACCTCAGTCTCAGCAG GGACGAGGGCAGCTGTGTGCAGGGCTTTGTGGAGATCTATGATATGCTGCTGGCAGCCACATCCAGATTCAGAGAACTGAAATTACAGAGAGAGGAGTACGTGTGTCTCAAAGCTATGATTCTCCTCAACTCCAGTAAGG ACATGTGTTTGAGTTCGTCAGAGGGAGGAGAGGAGCTGCAGAGCAGATCTAAACTCCTGTGTCTGCTGGATTCGGTGACAGATGCTCTAGTGTGGGCCATCTCGAAGACAGGCATGAGTTTCCAGCAGCGCTCCACAAGACTGGCCCACCTACTCATGCTGCTCTCCCACATCAGGCATGTCAG TAACAAAGGCATGGACCACCTCCACTGCATGAAGATTAAGAAAATTGTTCCTTTGTATGATCTGCTTCTGGAGATGCTGGATGCCCATATCATGCACAGCTCACGGCTGTCTAACTCCGGCCCTCGAGGGGCACCAGTTCCTAAAGAAAACAAGGGGCCCCAGGAGGTCTACGTCTGCTCCTCTCAGCACAGAGGGACCCTAGCCAATCAG TGTTGA